CCAAGCTGGAAACCATTTTCGATATCTTTGCCGCGCTCGACCTGGAAATTCAGGTGCAGAGCCGCAGCAAGGGCTCGACCGAGAGCTTCGAGGACATCTTCTAAGATGGGACGCAAACGAAGCTATCCGCCGCTAAATGTCTTTCTAAATGCGCGCCATGTTGGCCAACTCCTGCGCGAAAGCACGGGCGCGATCAGCTTTGTCTATGATCAAGACTGGCTGGCTTGGGAGCACCGCTTGCCAGTGTCCCTGTCACTTCCACTGCGAGAAGATCGTTATGTCGGCGCGCCTGTCATAGCCGTTTTCGAAAATCTGCTACCGGACAATGATGTTATCAGACGGCGCGTTGCCGAGCGCGTTGGCGCGGCGGGCACGGACGCCTACAGCCTGCTAAGCGAAATTGGCCGCGACTGTGTGGGCGCGCTTCAATTCTTGCCGGACGGTGAAGAACCGCAAGCCGCCGACGATCTCACCGGTCATCCGGTCAGTGAGACGGACATCGAGGCGCTGCTGGGTGAGCTCGACGTCGCACCGCTCGGCATCAGGAGAGAAAAAGACTTCCGGATATCGGTGGCAGGCGCACAGGAAAAAACTGCCCTGCTCTGGCATGACGGCAAGTGGTTAGAGCCTTCGGGCACAACACCGACAACGCATATCATCAAGCCGCAGATCGGACGGCTCCCCAATGGCATGGATTTGTCGAACAGCGTCGAGAATGAATATCTGTGCCTGAAACTGATGGAAGGCTTTGGCCTGCGCGCCGCAAATATCGGAATGGCCAGCTTCGGCGCGCGCAAGGCTCTTGTTATCGAGCGGTTTGACCGGCTCTGGACGAAGGATGGCCGCCTCATCCGCTTGCCGCAAGAAGACTGCGCGCAAGCCCTATCAGTGCCGCCGACACAGAAATACCAGAATGAAGGCGGGCCAGGTATCGCCGAAATCATGGGGCTCTTGCTCGGAAGTGACGAGCCCGTGCAAGATCGACTAGATTTCTTCAAAGCCAATATCTTGTTCTGGCTGAGCGGGGCCACCGATGGGCATGCCAAGAATTTCAGTCTCGCCTTGATGCCAGGCGGACGTTTCCGGCTAACGCCATTTTATGACGTGCTGACCGTTCAACCGACATTGGATGCTAACCAACTGAACAGAAAAGACTTCAAGCTCGCCATGCGCTTTGGCAAGTCTAATCACTACAAGGTCGGCGATATCATTGGGCGGCACATCATGGAGACCGGAGTTGAGTCCGGCCTGTCCCGCAAAGCCATTGCCGATCTTTTTGACGATATCCAAGCATCCGCCAAGGCCGCTATGGACAAAACCTTCGCTGCACTTCCCGCAGGATTTCCAGAAGTGCTTGTCACTTCGATCCGCAGCGCGGTCTTGGACCGCCTACGCCACCTCAAACCTTGAGCACGCGATCAAGGTTTGCATAGAGAGTGTTTTGCTCAACCCGACTGAGCAAAGCCACATAAATCCAAACCATGGATTTTCCGCCCGCCGACTGGCGGGCGAAATTTTCTGAGCTTAGAGCCGCCTTATGCGGCGGCTCCTTGTTTCTCTTCCTCAATAACCGGTTGGCACCCATGCAGGAAATCAGCGGCGCGCTGCGCATGGGCGGCGGCTGAAAAGATCGCCCGCTTGTCTTCTTTCAACACCTTCAACCAACTCTGAATATAGGCCGCGTGATCGCTTCGAACCTCGGGAGTCAGTTCCAGATCGGCACAAAGGAATGCCGCGCCAAGTTCGGCAACAAGTTCCTCGCGCGCATAGCCTTCATCGCCCCATTTCTTTCGGCCAAATTCACGATCAAGGCGGCTCTTGTGTTTTGTCCAGTGGGTCAGCTCATGCGCAAGCGTGGCATAGTACGCTTCAGGACTACGAAACGTTTCGAATTGCGGCATCTGCACATGATCACTGCCACCTGAATAATGGGCAGAATTGCCACCGTGCCGAATGTCGGCGCGGGTGTGCTTGAAAAATTCTTCCGCATGGTCGATCCGCGACGCTGGATCAATGACCGGCTCGGGCTTCGCATAGTAGTGCTCTGGCAAACCCTCGATCTGCTCGACGTTGAAAACGCTATAGCCCTTCATGAAGGGAATCTTGCGTTCTTCTTCGCTGCCGTCGTCCTGCTCTTCGGTCTTGGTGATGGTGTTGGCGTAAACAACCAGATTGCCGCGCTCGCCCTTTTTCACATGCGCGCCTATTCTTCCTATGCCAGTGCGCTCCGCATGCGCGTCGTCGAATTGGAAAATGCCTCGGCATTTATCATTCCCGAGGCGGAAGACGCCTGCACCAAAGCACAAACCGAACTGACAACAGGTCTCATTAGTGGAGCGCGAGGAACCGGGCCGGTTGCAAGCAAACTGCAATCACTGTGCACACGAAAGTCAGCAATGGCTGAAGCAATCCAGCAAACACTGGCAAGCACTACTCCGCTAGTTGCCGAAATTCGCCAGCGTTCGCGCCAGATCGATCTTCTTGTGCTGGATACATCTTTGACGCTCAGCGAGCGCGAGATTGCTTTCATCGGTCTTGCCCGCATCCTTGAGGGGCAACTTGAAGACCTTCGCGCGACCGACCGCATGCGCTCAATTCGCGCAAGCTACGACGCAATCGGACTGGCTGTACGTGAGCTCGACATTCTCAAGAGCACCGTGTCCCCAGGGCAAGCGAATGCACTGAGCGAAATCATCGCCTCTGAAA
This is a stretch of genomic DNA from Pukyongiella litopenaei. It encodes these proteins:
- a CDS encoding type II toxin-antitoxin system HipA family toxin, with protein sequence MGRKRSYPPLNVFLNARHVGQLLRESTGAISFVYDQDWLAWEHRLPVSLSLPLREDRYVGAPVIAVFENLLPDNDVIRRRVAERVGAAGTDAYSLLSEIGRDCVGALQFLPDGEEPQAADDLTGHPVSETDIEALLGELDVAPLGIRREKDFRISVAGAQEKTALLWHDGKWLEPSGTTPTTHIIKPQIGRLPNGMDLSNSVENEYLCLKLMEGFGLRAANIGMASFGARKALVIERFDRLWTKDGRLIRLPQEDCAQALSVPPTQKYQNEGGPGIAEIMGLLLGSDEPVQDRLDFFKANILFWLSGATDGHAKNFSLALMPGGRFRLTPFYDVLTVQPTLDANQLNRKDFKLAMRFGKSNHYKVGDIIGRHIMETGVESGLSRKAIADLFDDIQASAKAAMDKTFAALPAGFPEVLVTSIRSAVLDRLRHLKP
- a CDS encoding ArdC family protein, with product MKKGERGNLVVYANTITKTEEQDDGSEEERKIPFMKGYSVFNVEQIEGLPEHYYAKPEPVIDPASRIDHAEEFFKHTRADIRHGGNSAHYSGGSDHVQMPQFETFRSPEAYYATLAHELTHWTKHKSRLDREFGRKKWGDEGYAREELVAELGAAFLCADLELTPEVRSDHAAYIQSWLKVLKEDKRAIFSAAAHAQRAADFLHGCQPVIEEEKQGAAA